The following proteins are co-located in the Helicoverpa armigera isolate CAAS_96S chromosome 23, ASM3070526v1, whole genome shotgun sequence genome:
- the LOC110376278 gene encoding serine/arginine-rich splicing factor 5 isoform X10: protein MVGSRVYVGGLPFGVRDRDLEKFFKGFGRIRDILIKNGYGFVEFEDYRDADDAVYELNGKELLGERVSVERARGMPRGSDRWRCRDLPPPPPRRPPPRREPDYSYRYGPPTRTEYRLVVENLSSRISWQDLKDYMRQAGEVTYADAHKQHRNEGVVEFATHSDMRAAIEKLDGTELNGRRIRLIEARRGSRRRSRSSSSRSRSRSRDRRRSRSRSRSRRSSRSRSRSKSRPKSKSPVAKSRSRSRSKCVITCAEQNLKLSDRRSASRRSDRRSASPRKSAERNGDKSASRSKSRSPKAASKEAVPRERSRSRSKEASPKREEERRPTKSRSRSRSRSRSGSRDRSASRDRSASRSRSGSPRQNGDAQDRASTDRSPRSGD, encoded by the exons ATGGTGGGCTCACGTGTTTACGTCGGTGGACTGCCTTTCGGCGTCCGAGACAGAGATTTGGAGAAATTCTTCAAAGGCTTCGGCAGAATAAGGGACATACTCATCAAGAATGGCTATGGATTTGTG GAATTTGAAGATTATAGAGATGCAGATGATGCAGTCTATGAATTAAATGGGAAAGAGCTACTCGGGGAGAG GGTGTCGGTGGAGAGGGCTCGCGGCATGCCGCGGGGCTCGGACCGCTGGCGCTGCCGGGatctgccgccgccgccgccgcgacGCCCGCCGCCGAGACGTGAACC TGACTACAGTTATAGATACGGACCGCCGACGCGCACCGAGTATCGACTAGTCGTCGAAAATCTGTCTAGCCGCATTAGCTGGCAG GACTTGAAGGATTACATGCGTCAAGCTGGTGAAGTTACCTACGCTGACGCTCACAAGCAACATAGAAATGAAGG TGTGGTAGAGTTTGCTACACACTCGGACATGCGCGCTGCTATTGAAAAACTTGATGGTACTGAGCTGAATGGCCGTCGAATCCGTCTGATTGAGGCGAGGCGCGGATCCCGTCGCCGCTCGCGCTCGTCCTCAAGCCGCAGCCGGTCGCGATCCAGGGACCGCAGGCGCAGCCGCTCCAG GTCTCGCTCCCGTCGCTCGTCGCGCAGTCGCTCTCGCTCCAAGTCCAGACCGAAGAGCAAGAGCCCCGTCGCCAAGTCTCGCTCCAGATCGCGCTCCAA GTGTGTTATTACTTGCGCTGAGCAAAATTTAAAACT ATCCGACCGTCGCTCGGCGTCCCGTAGATCCGACCGGCGATCAGCCTCCCCGCGCAAGTCCGCCGAGAGGAACGGCGACAAGTCTGCCTCGAGGTCTAAGTCCCGATCGCCGAAAGCCGCCTCCAA AGAAGCCGTTCCAAG GGAAAGATCTCGCTCACGCAGCAAGGAAGCGTCTCCGAAGCGTGAGGAAGAACGTCGTCCGACTAAGTCTCGTTCACGTTCCCGCTCTCGGTCCCGGTCCGGGTCCCGCGACCGGTCGGCGTCTCGCGACCGCTCCGCGTCCCGGTCCCGCTCCGGCTCGCCGCGACAGAACGGCGACGCGCAAGACCGCGCCAGTACAGATCGCTCGCCCCGCAGTGGCGATTAG
- the LOC110376278 gene encoding serine-arginine protein 55 isoform X5, with the protein MVGSRVYVGGLPFGVRDRDLEKFFKGFGRIRDILIKNGYGFVEFEDYRDADDAVYELNGKELLGERVSVERARGMPRGSDRWRCRDLPPPPPRRPPPRREPDYSYRYGPPTRTEYRLVVENLSSRISWQDLKDYMRQAGEVTYADAHKQHRNEGVVEFATHSDMRAAIEKLDGTELNGRRIRLIEARRGSRRRSRSSSSRSRSRSRDRRRSRSSRSRSKSRPKSKSPVAKSRSRSRSKCVITCAEQNLKLDRSRSKSRSPSASRASDRRSASRRSDRRSASRRSDRRSASRRSDRRSASPRKSAERNGDKSASRSKSRSPKAASKEAVPRERSRSRSKEASPKREEERRPTKSRSRSRSRSRSGSRDRSASRDRSASRSRSGSPRQNGDAQDRASTDRSPRSGD; encoded by the exons ATGGTGGGCTCACGTGTTTACGTCGGTGGACTGCCTTTCGGCGTCCGAGACAGAGATTTGGAGAAATTCTTCAAAGGCTTCGGCAGAATAAGGGACATACTCATCAAGAATGGCTATGGATTTGTG GAATTTGAAGATTATAGAGATGCAGATGATGCAGTCTATGAATTAAATGGGAAAGAGCTACTCGGGGAGAG GGTGTCGGTGGAGAGGGCTCGCGGCATGCCGCGGGGCTCGGACCGCTGGCGCTGCCGGGatctgccgccgccgccgccgcgacGCCCGCCGCCGAGACGTGAACC TGACTACAGTTATAGATACGGACCGCCGACGCGCACCGAGTATCGACTAGTCGTCGAAAATCTGTCTAGCCGCATTAGCTGGCAG GACTTGAAGGATTACATGCGTCAAGCTGGTGAAGTTACCTACGCTGACGCTCACAAGCAACATAGAAATGAAGG TGTGGTAGAGTTTGCTACACACTCGGACATGCGCGCTGCTATTGAAAAACTTGATGGTACTGAGCTGAATGGCCGTCGAATCCGTCTGATTGAGGCGAGGCGCGGATCCCGTCGCCGCTCGCGCTCGTCCTCAAGCCGCAGCCGGTCGCGATCCAGGGACCGCAGGCGCAGCCGCTCCAG TCGCTCTCGCTCCAAGTCCAGACCGAAGAGCAAGAGCCCCGTCGCCAAGTCTCGCTCCAGATCGCGCTCCAA GTGTGTTATTACTTGCGCTGAGCAAAATTTAAAACT GGATCGCAGTCGTTCGAAGTCGCGGTCTCCATCGGCGTCCCGAGCATCCGACCGTCGCTCGGCGTCCCGTAGATCTGACCGTCGCTCGGCGTCCCGTAGATCCGACCGTCGCTCGGCGTCCCGTAGATCCGACCGGCGATCAGCCTCCCCGCGCAAGTCCGCCGAGAGGAACGGCGACAAGTCTGCCTCGAGGTCTAAGTCCCGATCGCCGAAAGCCGCCTCCAA AGAAGCCGTTCCAAG GGAAAGATCTCGCTCACGCAGCAAGGAAGCGTCTCCGAAGCGTGAGGAAGAACGTCGTCCGACTAAGTCTCGTTCACGTTCCCGCTCTCGGTCCCGGTCCGGGTCCCGCGACCGGTCGGCGTCTCGCGACCGCTCCGCGTCCCGGTCCCGCTCCGGCTCGCCGCGACAGAACGGCGACGCGCAAGACCGCGCCAGTACAGATCGCTCGCCCCGCAGTGGCGATTAG
- the LOC110376278 gene encoding serine-arginine protein 55 isoform X2, translating into MVGSRVYVGGLPFGVRDRDLEKFFKGFGRIRDILIKNGYGFVEFEDYRDADDAVYELNGKELLGERVVVEPARGIDRSADRYRRDRYYERDRGRSRYDDYSYRYGPPTRTEYRLVVENLSSRISWQDLKDYMRQAGEVTYADAHKQHRNEGVVEFATHSDMRAAIEKLDGTELNGRRIRLIEARRGSRRRSRSSSSRSRSRSRDRRRSRSRSRSRRSSRSRSRSKSRPKSKSPVAKSRSRSRSKCVITCAEQNLKLDRSRSKSRSPSASRASDRRSASRRSDRRSASRRSDRRSASRRSDRRSASPRKSAERNGDKSASRSKSRSPKAASKEAVPRERSRSRSKEASPKREEERRPTKSRSRSRSRSRSGSRDRSASRDRSASRSRSGSPRQNGDAQDRASTDRSPRSGD; encoded by the exons ATGGTGGGCTCACGTGTTTACGTCGGTGGACTGCCTTTCGGCGTCCGAGACAGAGATTTGGAGAAATTCTTCAAAGGCTTCGGCAGAATAAGGGACATACTCATCAAGAATGGCTATGGATTTGTG GAATTTGAAGATTATAGAGATGCAGATGATGCAGTCTATGAATTAAATGGGAAAGAGCTACTCGGGGAGAG GGTGGTGGTGGAGCCGGCCAGGGGCATCGACCGCAGCGCCGACCGTTACCGCCGCGACCGCTACTACGAGCGCGACCGCGGCCGGTCGCGATACGA TGACTACAGTTATAGATACGGACCGCCGACGCGCACCGAGTATCGACTAGTCGTCGAAAATCTGTCTAGCCGCATTAGCTGGCAG GACTTGAAGGATTACATGCGTCAAGCTGGTGAAGTTACCTACGCTGACGCTCACAAGCAACATAGAAATGAAGG TGTGGTAGAGTTTGCTACACACTCGGACATGCGCGCTGCTATTGAAAAACTTGATGGTACTGAGCTGAATGGCCGTCGAATCCGTCTGATTGAGGCGAGGCGCGGATCCCGTCGCCGCTCGCGCTCGTCCTCAAGCCGCAGCCGGTCGCGATCCAGGGACCGCAGGCGCAGCCGCTCCAG GTCTCGCTCCCGTCGCTCGTCGCGCAGTCGCTCTCGCTCCAAGTCCAGACCGAAGAGCAAGAGCCCCGTCGCCAAGTCTCGCTCCAGATCGCGCTCCAA GTGTGTTATTACTTGCGCTGAGCAAAATTTAAAACT GGATCGCAGTCGTTCGAAGTCGCGGTCTCCATCGGCGTCCCGAGCATCCGACCGTCGCTCGGCGTCCCGTAGATCTGACCGTCGCTCGGCGTCCCGTAGATCCGACCGTCGCTCGGCGTCCCGTAGATCCGACCGGCGATCAGCCTCCCCGCGCAAGTCCGCCGAGAGGAACGGCGACAAGTCTGCCTCGAGGTCTAAGTCCCGATCGCCGAAAGCCGCCTCCAA AGAAGCCGTTCCAAG GGAAAGATCTCGCTCACGCAGCAAGGAAGCGTCTCCGAAGCGTGAGGAAGAACGTCGTCCGACTAAGTCTCGTTCACGTTCCCGCTCTCGGTCCCGGTCCGGGTCCCGCGACCGGTCGGCGTCTCGCGACCGCTCCGCGTCCCGGTCCCGCTCCGGCTCGCCGCGACAGAACGGCGACGCGCAAGACCGCGCCAGTACAGATCGCTCGCCCCGCAGTGGCGATTAG
- the LOC110376278 gene encoding serine-arginine protein 55 isoform X8: MVGSRVYVGGLPFGVRDRDLEKFFKGFGRIRDILIKNGYGFVEFEDYRDADDAVYELNGKELLGERVSVERARGMPRGSDRWRCRDLPPPPPRRPPPRREPDYSYRYGPPTRTEYRLVVENLSSRISWQDLKDYMRQAGEVTYADAHKQHRNEGVVEFATHSDMRAAIEKLDGTELNGRRIRLIEARRGSRRRSRSSSSRSRSRSRDRRRSRSRSRSRRSSRSRSRSKSRPKSKSPVAKSRSRSRSKDRSRSKSRSPSASRASDRRSASRRSDRRSASRRSDRRSASRRSDRRSASPRKSAERNGDKSASRSKSRSPKAASKERSRSRSKEASPKREEERRPTKSRSRSRSRSRSGSRDRSASRDRSASRSRSGSPRQNGDAQDRASTDRSPRSGD; the protein is encoded by the exons ATGGTGGGCTCACGTGTTTACGTCGGTGGACTGCCTTTCGGCGTCCGAGACAGAGATTTGGAGAAATTCTTCAAAGGCTTCGGCAGAATAAGGGACATACTCATCAAGAATGGCTATGGATTTGTG GAATTTGAAGATTATAGAGATGCAGATGATGCAGTCTATGAATTAAATGGGAAAGAGCTACTCGGGGAGAG GGTGTCGGTGGAGAGGGCTCGCGGCATGCCGCGGGGCTCGGACCGCTGGCGCTGCCGGGatctgccgccgccgccgccgcgacGCCCGCCGCCGAGACGTGAACC TGACTACAGTTATAGATACGGACCGCCGACGCGCACCGAGTATCGACTAGTCGTCGAAAATCTGTCTAGCCGCATTAGCTGGCAG GACTTGAAGGATTACATGCGTCAAGCTGGTGAAGTTACCTACGCTGACGCTCACAAGCAACATAGAAATGAAGG TGTGGTAGAGTTTGCTACACACTCGGACATGCGCGCTGCTATTGAAAAACTTGATGGTACTGAGCTGAATGGCCGTCGAATCCGTCTGATTGAGGCGAGGCGCGGATCCCGTCGCCGCTCGCGCTCGTCCTCAAGCCGCAGCCGGTCGCGATCCAGGGACCGCAGGCGCAGCCGCTCCAG GTCTCGCTCCCGTCGCTCGTCGCGCAGTCGCTCTCGCTCCAAGTCCAGACCGAAGAGCAAGAGCCCCGTCGCCAAGTCTCGCTCCAGATCGCGCTCCAA GGATCGCAGTCGTTCGAAGTCGCGGTCTCCATCGGCGTCCCGAGCATCCGACCGTCGCTCGGCGTCCCGTAGATCTGACCGTCGCTCGGCGTCCCGTAGATCCGACCGTCGCTCGGCGTCCCGTAGATCCGACCGGCGATCAGCCTCCCCGCGCAAGTCCGCCGAGAGGAACGGCGACAAGTCTGCCTCGAGGTCTAAGTCCCGATCGCCGAAAGCCGCCTCCAA GGAAAGATCTCGCTCACGCAGCAAGGAAGCGTCTCCGAAGCGTGAGGAAGAACGTCGTCCGACTAAGTCTCGTTCACGTTCCCGCTCTCGGTCCCGGTCCGGGTCCCGCGACCGGTCGGCGTCTCGCGACCGCTCCGCGTCCCGGTCCCGCTCCGGCTCGCCGCGACAGAACGGCGACGCGCAAGACCGCGCCAGTACAGATCGCTCGCCCCGCAGTGGCGATTAG
- the LOC110376278 gene encoding serine-arginine protein 55 isoform X11: MVGSRVYVGGLPFGVRDRDLEKFFKGFGRIRDILIKNGYGFVEFEDYRDADDAVYELNGKELLGERVSVERARGMPRGSDRWRCRDLPPPPPRRPPPRREPDYSYRYGPPTRTEYRLVVENLSSRISWQDLKDYMRQAGEVTYADAHKQHRNEGVVEFATHSDMRAAIEKLDGTELNGRRIRLIEARRGSRRRSRSSSSRSRSRSRDRRRSRSRSRSRRSSRSRSRSKSRPKSKSPVAKSRSRSRSKCVITCAEQNLKLSDRRSASRRSDRRSASPRKSAERNGDKSASRSKSRSPKAASKERSRSRSKEASPKREEERRPTKSRSRSRSRSRSGSRDRSASRDRSASRSRSGSPRQNGDAQDRASTDRSPRSGD; this comes from the exons ATGGTGGGCTCACGTGTTTACGTCGGTGGACTGCCTTTCGGCGTCCGAGACAGAGATTTGGAGAAATTCTTCAAAGGCTTCGGCAGAATAAGGGACATACTCATCAAGAATGGCTATGGATTTGTG GAATTTGAAGATTATAGAGATGCAGATGATGCAGTCTATGAATTAAATGGGAAAGAGCTACTCGGGGAGAG GGTGTCGGTGGAGAGGGCTCGCGGCATGCCGCGGGGCTCGGACCGCTGGCGCTGCCGGGatctgccgccgccgccgccgcgacGCCCGCCGCCGAGACGTGAACC TGACTACAGTTATAGATACGGACCGCCGACGCGCACCGAGTATCGACTAGTCGTCGAAAATCTGTCTAGCCGCATTAGCTGGCAG GACTTGAAGGATTACATGCGTCAAGCTGGTGAAGTTACCTACGCTGACGCTCACAAGCAACATAGAAATGAAGG TGTGGTAGAGTTTGCTACACACTCGGACATGCGCGCTGCTATTGAAAAACTTGATGGTACTGAGCTGAATGGCCGTCGAATCCGTCTGATTGAGGCGAGGCGCGGATCCCGTCGCCGCTCGCGCTCGTCCTCAAGCCGCAGCCGGTCGCGATCCAGGGACCGCAGGCGCAGCCGCTCCAG GTCTCGCTCCCGTCGCTCGTCGCGCAGTCGCTCTCGCTCCAAGTCCAGACCGAAGAGCAAGAGCCCCGTCGCCAAGTCTCGCTCCAGATCGCGCTCCAA GTGTGTTATTACTTGCGCTGAGCAAAATTTAAAACT ATCCGACCGTCGCTCGGCGTCCCGTAGATCCGACCGGCGATCAGCCTCCCCGCGCAAGTCCGCCGAGAGGAACGGCGACAAGTCTGCCTCGAGGTCTAAGTCCCGATCGCCGAAAGCCGCCTCCAA GGAAAGATCTCGCTCACGCAGCAAGGAAGCGTCTCCGAAGCGTGAGGAAGAACGTCGTCCGACTAAGTCTCGTTCACGTTCCCGCTCTCGGTCCCGGTCCGGGTCCCGCGACCGGTCGGCGTCTCGCGACCGCTCCGCGTCCCGGTCCCGCTCCGGCTCGCCGCGACAGAACGGCGACGCGCAAGACCGCGCCAGTACAGATCGCTCGCCCCGCAGTGGCGATTAG
- the LOC110376278 gene encoding serine-arginine protein 55 isoform X16, translating to MVGSRVYVGGLPFGVRDRDLEKFFKGFGRIRDILIKNGYGFVEFEDYRDADDAVYELNGKELLGERVSVERARGMPRGSDRWRCRDLPPPPPRRPPPRREPDYSYRYGPPTRTEYRLVVENLSSRISWQDLKDYMRQAGEVTYADAHKQHRNEGVVEFATHSDMRAAIEKLDGTELNGRRIRLIEARRGSRRRSRSSSSRSRSRSRDRRRSRSRSRSRRSSRSRSRSKSRPKSKSPVAKSRSRSRSKCVITCAEQNLKLERSRSRSKEASPKREEERRPTKSRSRSRSRSRSGSRDRSASRDRSASRSRSGSPRQNGDAQDRASTDRSPRSGD from the exons ATGGTGGGCTCACGTGTTTACGTCGGTGGACTGCCTTTCGGCGTCCGAGACAGAGATTTGGAGAAATTCTTCAAAGGCTTCGGCAGAATAAGGGACATACTCATCAAGAATGGCTATGGATTTGTG GAATTTGAAGATTATAGAGATGCAGATGATGCAGTCTATGAATTAAATGGGAAAGAGCTACTCGGGGAGAG GGTGTCGGTGGAGAGGGCTCGCGGCATGCCGCGGGGCTCGGACCGCTGGCGCTGCCGGGatctgccgccgccgccgccgcgacGCCCGCCGCCGAGACGTGAACC TGACTACAGTTATAGATACGGACCGCCGACGCGCACCGAGTATCGACTAGTCGTCGAAAATCTGTCTAGCCGCATTAGCTGGCAG GACTTGAAGGATTACATGCGTCAAGCTGGTGAAGTTACCTACGCTGACGCTCACAAGCAACATAGAAATGAAGG TGTGGTAGAGTTTGCTACACACTCGGACATGCGCGCTGCTATTGAAAAACTTGATGGTACTGAGCTGAATGGCCGTCGAATCCGTCTGATTGAGGCGAGGCGCGGATCCCGTCGCCGCTCGCGCTCGTCCTCAAGCCGCAGCCGGTCGCGATCCAGGGACCGCAGGCGCAGCCGCTCCAG GTCTCGCTCCCGTCGCTCGTCGCGCAGTCGCTCTCGCTCCAAGTCCAGACCGAAGAGCAAGAGCCCCGTCGCCAAGTCTCGCTCCAGATCGCGCTCCAA GTGTGTTATTACTTGCGCTGAGCAAAATTTAAAACT GGAAAGATCTCGCTCACGCAGCAAGGAAGCGTCTCCGAAGCGTGAGGAAGAACGTCGTCCGACTAAGTCTCGTTCACGTTCCCGCTCTCGGTCCCGGTCCGGGTCCCGCGACCGGTCGGCGTCTCGCGACCGCTCCGCGTCCCGGTCCCGCTCCGGCTCGCCGCGACAGAACGGCGACGCGCAAGACCGCGCCAGTACAGATCGCTCGCCCCGCAGTGGCGATTAG
- the LOC110376278 gene encoding serine/arginine-rich splicing factor 5 isoform X3: MVGSRVYVGGLPFGVRDRDLEKFFKGFGRIRDILIKNGYGFVEFEDYRDADDAVYELNGKELLGERVSVERARGMPRGSDRWRCRDLPPPPPRRPPPRREPDYSYRYGPPTRTEYRLVVENLSSRISWQDLKDYMRQAGEVTYADAHKQHRNEGVVEFATHSDMRAAIEKLDGTELNGRRIRLIEARRGSRRRSRSSSSRSRSRSRDRRRSRSRSRSRRSSRSRSRSKSRPKSKSPVAKSRSRSRSKRSMSASIRDRSRSKSRSPSASRASDRRSASRRSDRRSASRRSDRRSASRRSDRRSASPRKSAERNGDKSASRSKSRSPKAASKEAVPRERSRSRSKEASPKREEERRPTKSRSRSRSRSRSGSRDRSASRDRSASRSRSGSPRQNGDAQDRASTDRSPRSGD, encoded by the exons ATGGTGGGCTCACGTGTTTACGTCGGTGGACTGCCTTTCGGCGTCCGAGACAGAGATTTGGAGAAATTCTTCAAAGGCTTCGGCAGAATAAGGGACATACTCATCAAGAATGGCTATGGATTTGTG GAATTTGAAGATTATAGAGATGCAGATGATGCAGTCTATGAATTAAATGGGAAAGAGCTACTCGGGGAGAG GGTGTCGGTGGAGAGGGCTCGCGGCATGCCGCGGGGCTCGGACCGCTGGCGCTGCCGGGatctgccgccgccgccgccgcgacGCCCGCCGCCGAGACGTGAACC TGACTACAGTTATAGATACGGACCGCCGACGCGCACCGAGTATCGACTAGTCGTCGAAAATCTGTCTAGCCGCATTAGCTGGCAG GACTTGAAGGATTACATGCGTCAAGCTGGTGAAGTTACCTACGCTGACGCTCACAAGCAACATAGAAATGAAGG TGTGGTAGAGTTTGCTACACACTCGGACATGCGCGCTGCTATTGAAAAACTTGATGGTACTGAGCTGAATGGCCGTCGAATCCGTCTGATTGAGGCGAGGCGCGGATCCCGTCGCCGCTCGCGCTCGTCCTCAAGCCGCAGCCGGTCGCGATCCAGGGACCGCAGGCGCAGCCGCTCCAG GTCTCGCTCCCGTCGCTCGTCGCGCAGTCGCTCTCGCTCCAAGTCCAGACCGAAGAGCAAGAGCCCCGTCGCCAAGTCTCGCTCCAGATCGCGCTCCAA GCGTTCGATGTCGGCGTCGATTAGGGATCGCAGTCGTTCGAAGTCGCGGTCTCCATCGGCGTCCCGAGCATCCGACCGTCGCTCGGCGTCCCGTAGATCTGACCGTCGCTCGGCGTCCCGTAGATCCGACCGTCGCTCGGCGTCCCGTAGATCCGACCGGCGATCAGCCTCCCCGCGCAAGTCCGCCGAGAGGAACGGCGACAAGTCTGCCTCGAGGTCTAAGTCCCGATCGCCGAAAGCCGCCTCCAA AGAAGCCGTTCCAAG GGAAAGATCTCGCTCACGCAGCAAGGAAGCGTCTCCGAAGCGTGAGGAAGAACGTCGTCCGACTAAGTCTCGTTCACGTTCCCGCTCTCGGTCCCGGTCCGGGTCCCGCGACCGGTCGGCGTCTCGCGACCGCTCCGCGTCCCGGTCCCGCTCCGGCTCGCCGCGACAGAACGGCGACGCGCAAGACCGCGCCAGTACAGATCGCTCGCCCCGCAGTGGCGATTAG